In the Ensifer adhaerens genome, one interval contains:
- a CDS encoding HU family DNA-binding protein translates to MTTTNEIADNIAATHGLTKVQGKAVVEAVFAAITAAAVSGDETSIPGFGKFKIKDTPEREARNPATGQTIKVAAAKKLNFAPAKALKDALNK, encoded by the coding sequence ATGACAACGACAAACGAAATCGCTGACAACATCGCTGCTACACACGGCCTGACCAAAGTGCAGGGGAAGGCCGTCGTCGAGGCGGTATTTGCGGCGATCACCGCCGCAGCAGTCTCGGGAGACGAGACGTCAATTCCCGGCTTCGGCAAGTTCAAGATTAAGGATACGCCTGAGCGCGAAGCGCGCAATCCGGCGACGGGGCAGACCATTAAGGTCGCGGCTGCAAAGAAACTCAACTTCGCGCCAGCCAAGGCGCTCAAGGATGCTCTCAACAAGTAG
- a CDS encoding cold-shock protein gives MATGKVKFFNADKGYGFITPDAGGTDVFVHVSALQYGDILKEGQTVSYDLGQDRRTGKNKAENVRPF, from the coding sequence ATGGCGACGGGCAAGGTGAAGTTTTTTAACGCGGACAAGGGCTACGGTTTCATTACACCGGACGCCGGAGGCACTGACGTGTTTGTTCATGTGTCCGCGTTGCAATATGGCGATATCCTGAAGGAAGGGCAGACGGTATCTTATGACCTTGGCCAGGACCGCAGGACTGGCAAAAATAAGGCCGAAAACGTTAGGCCATTCTGA